ATGTAGCAAAGTTAAAAGAGACATACGGAGTATGTGGTTGCAATTGTTGCTGACTTATTGTATtatgaaattttagtttgaattGGCAACACACTCGATGTAACCCTCGCAAGCGCGAACCTCTCTTTAATACACTTTTTGAGGATCATAATTGTGGACAATCCAGGCCCATGCCTATGAACAATTCAATGATGAATACTGCTCCAGGCCCAAAAGCTCGTCATGGCGCTTTAGCTGACAATCTAGGtagtttaagaatttttatgttacCTCGTCTTGTTGTGTTTTTggtgcatttttttttaatggtgGTTGAAGCTTTTAGATATTTCACATCCTCAATTATTTGTGATTTCGagggttttgattttgaaattagTTTTTGTATTGGTGAAGTACTAGGgatttgttgaattttttttaactaatttttcaCTGATTTTTGCAGTAAGCTACCTGagatttggaggtaaaactaGAACAATGAGGGGATTAACGATGGAaatattattcttgttatttcAGCtacttcaaaatgaaaaatatgaagGAACTCTTCATAGGTAATTTTTTGTCTTAAGACATTAATTtcgattgattttttatttatttattttttgctttttttcgtTTAAGACATGATTAACTGTACTCGTAAattattcttgttttgtttgattttcttttatgcaAGTTTGGGGTGAAAGTTATACACCATTTCTGGCTTGACATAAGACAATATATATGGTATTTTGTGACATATATACCGTAACACAATAAGTATTGTTGAATggattaaaaaggaaaatatagcaTATAACGATGGAAGTAGAAATGTAGAAGTCAATATTATTATctatataaaaattttcatcatcatcattatctatataaaattttaattattaatattttttattccacaatactcgctacattttaATAGTAACATTAATTATCTTCAATCTTGTTTTGTTAATTTCGACTCTAGTcatatttagatttttttttattatttataaagtctagttttttaatatgtaattttcataattttttgtttagtcaaaataaaaatatcttagtatcaaaatatatatttaattacatGAAAAAATTTTTGTTGGATAACAGAGAAAGTATTAAATAATTTGTTTAGCCAATTACAAAGATAACATTTAGAGAATTGCCTTAGTGACATTATGATATCCAAACTTTCGAGCTAATTTGACACTAAATATAGTTGTTGCAGCCTCACTAATATCTTAGTTCCACTTCGCATTCACCCGTCTTAGAACCGATACCAGAATCTTGCCTTCATCGTCCTGTATTACAACACCAAGCCCTCTATAGCAACTATCGGGACCCTGAGCATCAAAATTCACTTTTACCCTGCAATTGGAGGATCTTAATGAAGCTTTGTTTCATTTGGAGTGGATCGAGGTCATTGTTCATGAAGAGTTTTCGCTTCCAAATGAACCAAGTAGCCCAAAAAACTACACATATATTTGCAACCTTctcatttatcattttattgCATATTCATAGTTGTAACTCCGCACCTACGATGGGCACTAGTATAGCAATTATGCAGTGGATGATTCTCCCATATGATCTTGTTATGCTTGCAATCAAGCTCGCCACGGAATATTTTAGCTTTGGAGCGCTCTTCAAGTTCCATACGTAGCGCCCAATAATGTTATCCATAGTTGAAATAGATACACCCTTTATACCTAACCAATAGCATGATTTGACAGAAAAAATACCCTTCTTCACCAAAACCTCTTATCATGACATACATTAATGATAAGCGGAATCCATTTGATTCAGGACATATCACACGATCTTCCATAGGAATCCAATTGTAAAGATTAAATTTACTCTTATACTCCTCCAAGTGTAATTGGGGTTATGACCCTTAGAAGTATCCAAGACATTTGTGTcagttttttaaaatatgtgaTATAAAGTGGCATCCACCATTATGAATTCACCACATCTCTTTAGCCAAAAGAAGCATATTAAAGCAAATTCTAGTGTCCTGTCTGGTATGACGACTTAAGAATTTTGGGATATGAGAACATCGTCATACTATTTGATAGTGTACTGgatacaaataaaattaataaaaattaatacaatataataaaagtatttttttaaagGAAACTAAAATAGTTAATATTGCCTCATAATGTGAAGTCTTAAGAATCAGTAAAGTTCAAAATGTAAATACAACAGTCTTTCACAAATATTTACTGGACAGTGAATAAAGAGAACTGGTGTCCACTTGGTTGAGTTGTCAAAAAGTCGTAGAAGTAGCTTAATTGGTgggaatatataaaataattgcaAAAGCCACATCACATGCTCCTTTTACCTTGTACACTACCCACTCTGGGTGTAGGATAAATATAGGCAACTGGTTTGAGAAATAAACAAAGAGGAAAATGCAACTCAAAGTTGATGTCGATGTGGAGAACAAAAGCAATAATCACGATGTTCTAGACGACCCTTAACCAATAATTGATTATGGTTGGCTTTGATCATTGCCGATTAAGAACCCAAACTATCATTCTCGATGCACTTGAATTAAAGTTCTACTTCTTCACATTTACCGCCCGTTTTTTGGGTGGtattaaacggtggtaatgggaatgaaaactagtgtaattttggttgaaaaatcttttgctaccttgatggccatgcttgtccaactttaattatctcattttcttcataaattttattCCTATGCATTACCAATGGAAGAGGTGGTATTAAGTAATAGTGGAAATTTGttcataaaaaaactttttatgatcaaaatttCGTTACTATGAGAATGACAtggaatttttgatgaaattttacactataaattattcccACTAACACTATTTAGGACCACTAATCAAACGGGCTGTTACGGTTTTGAAGGAATTGCAAACCCTAATGGAGGTATTATTTCAATATGATCTCTAATTTTTAGATGGGGCAAATTTGTATTGTACTCATGTTTATCTGTTGTATTGGACATGTATCCGACGCCGATATCTGTGCCGAACACTAGTATGTCGGATAGAGTGGTGAGTCGATTGACATaggttttaactttttattgcCTTTAATAgataatcaaataaatttgTGCAAATACTGTATGAGAAAATCTCACGGTGAGAAAAGTCTATGTAAGgagtcaaaattcaaaattatgagTGATCTAATATCAAATGTgtcaattttaatattaaaatgaagtatCATTAAGCAATTAAAATCGAGTATTTTAAGTATGAAAGtagatgttttatttaatttagttagacATTTAGCCCAACTACCATCTTAAATGAGAATTTGCAAATAAAAACTGATTTAGTTGGGCTATTTGTGAATAAATGACAATTTTGGAATTatgatttcatttaaaaattgaatatcAACTcaaatttgttgtttgaaaaataaaaaattttaatttgacttttagCTAATTCCAACCTTGTATTTTAAATGTAGTTAAAGTTAATAATTTGTGAATGACTATTAAAACCATGTCATTCctaaattctttatttatgagTATATAgttgaactttataatttgaaatgaattactTGCTCTCAAACACGACCTTATATATTTAGCTACATTAGTTTTGTTTGGTACTCTCTCAGTCTCCTTGATTATATTAAGAAGATGGTGGGGATATTACCCACAACAGCAATATTGCAAAGTTTAAGGGgcgaatcaaaataaaattgtcGGCAATTTCATAGGTAGAGAGGGAATAATAGCCAACAGGGTTATGTTTTGTTGTTGAGTATATAGAAATTCCTAATCACATCTATTTTGCTACCACGCAATATAAAGTTGATGATAATAGCTATTTTTTGGTATAGATTGGAGCAAGAATCTGGACTCTATTTTAATACGAAGTACTTTGAGGATTTGGTGTCCAATGGGAACTTGGATGAGGCAGAGAACTACATATCAGGTTTTATAAATTTTGATGATAATCGACATTCTTGTAAGACCATTTTTGAAATCAGGAAGCTTAAGTACTTGGAGGCCTTGGATAGGCAAGTTTTAAGGGCATTTTTTTGTAATATGTATGGGGGTTACACTTATGTCTCTTCGAATTTTCTACATTACATTGATCGAAGTGAGAGCTTTTTTTGTGTAACGTAGAAAATTTAAAGGGACCGAGGAAACATATTAAATGAACTGAGATCTTATATTGTTGGGCTTGTTGTATCTCGACAATTGCAGGCAAGATATTGTCAAGGCTCGAGAAATTTTTTTGAATgatttaaaggtttttgaatCTTTTGATGAAGAACTCCTCGAGCAGATTACACATcaatttttcttgaaaaatttTAGGTATGAGAAAATTGTTGTAGTATATTTTAAAGATTTGTTATCTGTTGTTGCAACCTGGCTCTGAGAGATTGTTGTTGAGTAATGCAGAGAAAATGAGTCACTATTGGATGTTGGAGATATTAAGTCACTAAGACAACGAGTTCTCTTTGATGTAAAGAAGCTGATAGAGGAAAATCCAGATTTGCATGATAAGCTAAAATTTCCAGCCATAAAGGCTGATAGGTTATGGGAATTGTTAGGACAGAGGTTGGTACTAAAGAACACTTTTTTGGTTCTTACACCCTTTGTCCCCAAAAGATTGTTATAGACCACCTTTACATGCATATTAAGAAAATGGTGGGAACAAGTAAATTTAAGGATAAAGTAAAGCAAGAAAAAATGGGAGAAGATGtgttaataaatatttatgtgaTGAGACAATTAAAATAGATATGTAGCAAAGTTAAAATGGATATAGCAAATTGAAAAGGGTTGGAATCTATTGAGGACATATGGAGTATTTGCTTGTAATTGTTGCTGACATATTTTTTTATGGAATTTCAGTTTGAATTGGCAACACACTCGATGCAACCCTCCCAAGCCTGAACCTCTCTTTAATACACTTTTTGAGGATCATAATTGTGACAATTCTGGCCCATGCCTATGAACAATTGAATGATGAATACTGCTCCAGGCCTAGAAACTCGCCCTGCTGTTTCAGCTAACAGTCCAGGTAGTTTAAGACTTTTTTATGTTACCTCGTTTTGTTGTGTTTTTGGTGCATCTTTTTTTTAATGGTGGTTGAAgatgttaaatattttatatactttgaCATGCACCTTTACACGAGAGTAGAAATGTAGATGCAACACAAGTTTTTCTCATATATACCTGATGCTGattatttcactttaaataaggAAGGTTGTGATTCGGACCCATGACTTTTTGACTCTTATCGTGTGGCTTCTGATATCATGTTAAAgaatcaattcaaccaaaaagatataacatatattttatatctcTAACACACCCCTCATCTTTGCTTCGAAATATTCTACATTGAAATGAGgggtaaataatatttaaactcGTGTCCTTTTGTTATGTTGGCTTTTGAAATCATGTTAAGGaaacaactcaaccaaaagcttaaactgaagGGGTTGAGGGCTCATAATATGTTACATACTCTAACATGAGAGAAAATGTCGGTATATATGCATATAACAACTTGAatacattttttgttttacttgATTGCAGAGAAATGCCAAAACACATGATGTTGAGATCGTCAACCAAGTTTAGAATGGTTCAAGAGGGTTTGAGCAATGGTCGTACCAACATTGCAAGTGCCAATCATATATTCTAGGTTTTgtgttccataatacttgctactgaTAGTGACATTAGATtcagtagcaagtattatgaaacagagaaagtataatTGATTCTTAATAGTCATACCAGCTTGTTGTAGTTTAATTCTTAATAAACATAATTGATTCTTGATGGTCATACCAACTACAGGTTATATTTGATAGATACATAATTTTTCTCAATAGGTTTTTTACTGATACATAATTGTTGGTATACATAATTCTTGATGGTCATACCAACTACGTGTACATAAATATTCCTAGTTGGTATACAAATAGTTTTGATTGTTGTTTACTTATTTagcatttattattatttttattattattattattattattatgaaaaatgataaaaaaaactatctaatttatagcaccttttgcaaaaatacttaatttaattttttttttcaaataaccaccttatatgatatttttgtttttcaaaagACTGCCACTTGATGAAAATCGTTAGTTGACTGTTAAGTGTGGCGTTGACTTTGCATGTGGCTTTATTAAATGTACTCTTTcctttattgtttttctttatttccctccaatttttttgattttaccCTTATTCTTTGCATACATTAGTGCCCTCTTaattcttcttttctttctttaattgtACTTTCATTAATCACTTCAATTACATCATACCTTTATCCTCTTCAATCGGAAATCCCAAAGTTGATAAGTATTGTTGATAAATTTTCAAGTGAGTTCTTGATTTTAGCGATAAATATTAGAGTTCCTAATTTTGAATTTGAGATAATTTTTTAGAGAACGAAGATAGAGCATAATCTGTTATTTGTCAtccttttttcttctttctcacTTTCTAATTTAGTTGAATTTGAGGAAACTTTTCGGGAAATGTGTGGAAAAACTACACTACTTTGATTATTTTCATTCTGGGTTTTTGTGTTATTAAAGTTTGCAACTTTAGTTGATGGAATTGGAGGGATTTTGAGTGTAATTAGATCAGTTTTAGTATCATTAATCTTAAAGCTTTCATTTATGAGAAGTAATTTGTATGCTTGAATTGTGTGGAAGAACATAATTTGTTCATCATGGGTATATGAGAAACACCACACTCACCCACTCAAGGAATCTCAAGAACAGAAGTTGTTCATTATGGGTATATGAGAAACACCACATACATGAAACCATCTTCGAGGATTTTCCTTGGTCTACTAAATTCTCTTTGCGACaggaactccacacccacatcTATCGAGCTTTGATTTTCCCGTGGAAGGAGAAGACTTAATTCAATTTGCGGAAGGAGAAGACATAAAAATTTAAGGGGAAAAGAGAAAGAATTAGAAGAAATCGTGTCTTAGAAGAGGAACAAATGCTGACTTAAATAACTCACGTGACCGCACGTGCTGgtcaaagtaaaattttaacaGTCAACATACGAAAAACGTTAACTGGTAGTCGTTTGCAAATGTATGTTGATGTCATTTAaggtattttttggcaaaaagaattagattatgTAGTTTTTTGGTAAAAGGTgctatagattaggtagttttattaggtggtattattattattattattattattattattattattattattattattattattattattttgtcaaactattttctatataacatttaacaaaaacatttaaaatcaagGGTAAAACCAAGATATCAAACCGTCTCCCTATAGATTGCATCAATGTGAAAGATGAGCCTACCTTTTAAAGAGTTTCTCAACTACACTCTTCATATGCAAAGGAGACATCGGCATATCTCAAAAAACAATGCCATATACGACGATACACCAAGAAAGAACTAGAATGACCATTACAacaatgccaaaaaaaaaaaacattggtACAAAACAAGTCGACAAACTAAGACCTCCCTGTACATGGGACTGGAAAACAAACATGTGCTGCTGGGAACAGGCAGCAGGCAGAAGATGAACCCATCAAAGTCAAACAGACAGCGCACACAGCAGCTCAAGGTTCGCTGCTGGTGCACTGAGCACCATTAACAGAGCCCAGCAACCAGCAGATTGGCAAGCATCTGGCAGCAGATTCGAGTCCAGGGGCTTACCACCAGGCTGGGAGGCAAGAGCAGACCGTAGCTGTCAGTGGGCAAGATCAACACGATTGTGACTCAAGCAGCAACTATCAAGGTTGATCTATGTCATGATCAACCCACCCAATCAAAATAAGAGACGCCACTAGATCACAAAAGCACAACAGGCCACGGATTACGGGTTTCTCGACCAATTTGAAGTGGACTCAGTTAGCATTAGAGAGTTAAATCTGATTTAGGAATTTGTTTTGATGGATTCTACTACCTCCGGACAATCGTAACCTTCTTTTGCCACACCGCTTCATTCCGTACGTTCCAGATAGTATAGACAAGGTTACCAAAGATTGCTTCTAAGAGTTTCAATTTAGTCTTAGGCATATAATGTTTGTGATGAATGTCGTTCATGTTCTTTATACTCCATGTCACCCTCACCCATATATTAAGAGCTTCCAGGCATTGATAGTTGAAGTCGCACTTAAACAAGAGGTGATCTGTTGTTTTAGTTTGTGTTCCACATATGGAGCAAACCGCATCATCCACCACCCCATGCTCTAAAGTCTTTGCTTTGTTTTGAGTCTCATGGAAAGCGAGCCATACCACGAAGCGACATCTAGGGATGACAGCTCTGTTCCACAATTATTGCCCAACTCACTTTATCTTTGGTCGCCATTAAGTCCTTGTACACTTCTTATATGGAATAGTTTGGGGTTTTCATCCAGTCCCTAAGAGTCTCCTTGACCAGGCATAGTTTTTTATTACCCAGCTTGTCATGATGGGTGTATTGAATAGTTCCCATCTTCCTCCTTTCATATACACTTTGTGTACCCATTTAACTCATAAAGTGTCTTGCATTGAGCTTATGTGCCACACTTTATTACCTATTGCTCCTAGATTCTAAAGTTGTAGGTTCCAATCCTCGAGCCCGCGTTCTTTCTTATGCTTGCAAACGTTTTTCCATTTCATATTCCCTGGAGATATACTTTCTGTTTCTCCGTGCCAAGGGTAAGAtcgacacacaacactaatctGGTTCACAACTCTCTTGGGAAGAACAGTTTGGCTCCAGTAGTCAGAGATGCTCATGAGAATCGGGCTGACTAGTTGGAGTCTGGATGTGTAGGAGAGGTTACTTGCAATCTAGGAACGGATTTGATTAGTAATTTTGTCCACCAAGTATTCACAATTTGCAGCCCTATACCGCTTGGATGTGAGAGGCATGCCTAGGCATTCTATATGGAGGCATTCGAATGCAAAGTCAAGAGTACTAGCTGTATAAGATCTTAAATCGACAATAACTCCTATGAGGTAGAGGTGATCATAACCGGGTACCCAGTTAGTCGGGTACTTGTTTTGACGGCCCATGTCCCTACCCGATTTATCGGGTACCGGGTTAAATCGGGTCGGGACATCGGGTACCCGTTTATTTGCGGTTGTATTGATTTGAGAAGTCTCTATTCTCTCTCTCACTGTTTCTGCTTAATGTCTCTTCTACTTTcctacaaaaaatttttaacaaCTCAAGATCCTTGGATTTGTTTAAAAACGAATCAGATTTTGGTTATTGGGTTTGCTAATTATTGGCTTTATAtttgctttgattttttttttgtttggctATGGAAAGGTAGTTGAAAATTAGTGAATCAGTACAAGTGAATTGAGCAGTGTAAAATTTTTacttaaacatttttttaccTAATCCTTAAATATCGccaccttttcattttatcaccaCTATCTGAGGAAATTAC
This genomic stretch from Amaranthus tricolor cultivar Red isolate AtriRed21 chromosome 9, ASM2621246v1, whole genome shotgun sequence harbors:
- the LOC130824504 gene encoding protein TPR3-like isoform X2 — protein: MAAPATSSSTSNTTATPETSVSYRRFGKIRNMTESKREILFLIFQLLENQKYEGTLHRLEQESGLYFNMKYFEDLVSNGNLDEAENYLSGFINFDDNRHSCTTIFEIRKLKYLEALDRQDIAKAHKILLKDLKVFGSINEEVFKQLTLLFSFKNFRENELLSNYGDTKSMRRRFIDISKELIKENPKLHAKLKFPAIKDHRLLKLIIQSLNWQHTRCNPRKREPLFNTLFEDHNCGQSRPMPMNNSMMNTAPGPKARHGALADNLVSYLRFGGKTRTMRGLTMEILFLLFQLLQNEKYEGTLHRLEQESGLYFNTKYFEDLVSNGNLDEAENYISGFINFDDNRHSCKTIFEIRKLKYLEALDRQDIVKAREIFLNDLKVFESFDEELLEQITHQFFLKNFSLNWQHTRCNPPKPEPLFNTLFEDHNCDNSGPCL
- the LOC130824504 gene encoding uncharacterized protein LOC130824504 isoform X1, with protein sequence MAAPATSSSTSNTTATPETSVSYRRFGKIRNMTESKREILFLIFQLLENQKYEGTLHRLEQESGLYFNMKYFEDLVSNGNLDEAENYLSGFINFDDNRHSCTTIFEIRKLKYLEALDRQDIAKAHKILLKDLKVFGSINEEVFKQLTLLFSFKNFRENELLSNYGDTKSMRRRFIDISKELIKENPKLHAKLKFPAIKDHRLLKLIIQSLNWQHTRCNPRKREPLFNTLFEDHNCGQSRPMPMNNSMMNTAPGPKARHGALADNLVSYLRFGGKTRTMRGLTMEILFLLFQLLQNEKYEGTLHRLEQESGLYFNTKYFEDLVSNGNLDEAENYISGFINFDDNRHSCKTIFEIRKLKYLEALDRQDIVKAREIFLNDLKVFESFDEELLEQITHQFFLKNFRENESLLDVGDIKSLRQRVLFDVKKLIEENPDLHDKLKFPAIKADRLWELLGQSLNWQHTRCNPPKPEPLFNTLFEDHNCDNSGPCL